A single region of the Arthrobacter sp. zg-Y20 genome encodes:
- a CDS encoding sugar ABC transporter substrate-binding protein — protein sequence MRNMFPSAVRRTFAGHVPGRPPARRASAGVALGVGLALAASGCGSNAASDEPAEYAAPDKDLSASITYGVWDKNQVDAIEENIDAFNEEYPNIEVTVNVTPYAEYWTKLQTQASSDTLPDLFWINGPNIGLYASNGKLEPITGAVEAGDIDPANYPEALVDLYTIDDVQYGVPKDMDTIGIWANKALFEKAGVELPSGDWTWDEFQKTATDISTALAADGEYGGAGGMDGQTTYYNTILQAGGTVIEDGKSGYASPETQAGLQFWTDLIASGGSPNIQQLTDTTADQWFTSGKLAMYWGGSWFRSALTDTELEENVVVLPLPQGEKQATVIHGLANVVSAGSKEKQAAQALQAFLASKDAQQQQGDAGAVIPAFEGTQSAFTGSMPNANLQIFLDALDYAQPLPVSKNSAAWNALETDLLPQAFSGEQPVEKISADLATQMDAALAEE from the coding sequence ATGAGAAACATGTTCCCTTCTGCCGTCCGGCGTACCTTTGCCGGGCACGTCCCCGGCCGTCCGCCCGCCCGGCGCGCCTCCGCCGGCGTCGCGCTCGGCGTCGGACTTGCCCTGGCCGCCAGCGGATGCGGCTCCAACGCGGCCTCTGATGAACCCGCGGAGTATGCGGCCCCGGACAAGGACCTGAGCGCGTCCATCACCTACGGGGTGTGGGACAAGAACCAGGTGGACGCGATCGAGGAAAACATCGACGCGTTCAACGAGGAGTACCCCAACATCGAGGTGACCGTGAACGTCACCCCCTACGCGGAGTACTGGACCAAGCTTCAGACCCAAGCCTCCAGCGACACCCTCCCGGACCTTTTCTGGATCAACGGCCCGAACATCGGCCTGTACGCCTCCAACGGCAAGCTGGAGCCGATCACCGGCGCAGTGGAAGCCGGCGACATTGATCCGGCCAACTATCCGGAGGCGCTGGTGGACCTCTACACCATCGACGACGTGCAGTACGGGGTGCCCAAGGACATGGACACCATCGGCATCTGGGCCAACAAGGCACTCTTCGAGAAGGCCGGCGTCGAACTGCCCAGCGGCGACTGGACCTGGGACGAGTTCCAGAAAACGGCAACGGACATTTCAACGGCGCTGGCGGCCGACGGCGAGTACGGCGGCGCCGGGGGAATGGACGGGCAGACCACGTACTACAACACCATCCTCCAAGCCGGCGGTACCGTGATTGAGGACGGAAAATCGGGGTACGCCTCACCGGAAACGCAGGCCGGGCTCCAGTTCTGGACCGACCTGATCGCCAGCGGCGGCTCCCCGAACATCCAGCAGCTCACCGACACCACCGCAGACCAGTGGTTCACCTCCGGCAAGCTCGCCATGTACTGGGGCGGCAGCTGGTTCCGCTCCGCGCTGACCGACACGGAACTGGAAGAAAACGTTGTGGTCCTGCCGCTGCCGCAGGGCGAGAAGCAGGCCACCGTGATCCACGGCCTGGCCAACGTAGTATCCGCGGGGTCCAAGGAGAAGCAGGCCGCCCAGGCGCTGCAGGCCTTCCTGGCCAGCAAGGACGCGCAGCAGCAGCAAGGTGATGCGGGTGCGGTCATTCCCGCTTTCGAAGGGACACAGAGCGCATTTACGGGCTCCATGCCCAACGCCAACCTGCAGATCTTCCTGGATGCCCTCGATTACGCGCAGCCGCTGCCGGTGAGCAAGAACTCGGCGGCGTGGAACGCACTGGAGACCGATCTGCTGCCGCAGGCCTTCTCCGGTGAGCAACCCGTGGAGAAGATCTCGGCGGATCTCGCCACCCAGATGGACGCGGCCCTGGCCGAGGAATAA